The Silene latifolia isolate original U9 population chromosome X, ASM4854445v1, whole genome shotgun sequence genome contains the following window.
ACTGAGGGCGACCATTTCTCGGGTGGTGAAGCCGAGAGAGGAGAAAACGGAGAGGATCTGAGGGAGCGACATGTCAGGTTTAGGGAGACGGGAGAGGGTAAGGTTTGGGTTTGAGATAAGACCGTATTTCCGGCCTAGAAAGACAGGAAAGAAGGGTCCTCCGACGAAGGAGAGGAGGATACGTGCGGCGACAACAAGGATGTCAGAGCAGGAGACGATACCGGGACAATGGAGTTCGAGATTGGCTTTAGCGCGGACGAAGACATCGAAACCGTCTCCAGAAAGGGAGAGATTGATGTCAGCATCTCGATCAGCTGGGTGGAAAGGGGTGGAGGTGATGAGAGTGGAAGCGTCGCAGCCAGTGACAAGACAGCCGTGGAAAAAGAGACGGAGAGCGGCGGCGGCGGTGGTAGGGTGTTTGATTTGTTTGTCGGTAGTGGTTTGTTCCATGATGTCGTAGAAGCGAGGACATGATGTCGTAGAAGTGTGGCAGATAGGGAAGATGATGAGGAGAAGAATGGTGGTGAAGATGTGGAAGTAGTGGGACGGTGAAGATGACATTTTTTAGATGACTGAATCCTAAATCTCCAATGGAAAGAGTGAGTGAGTGACTGGGGAGTGGGGAGTGGAGACTGGAGACTGTTAGAGAGTGTGAGATGGGGAATGATTTAagcaagttttttttttgttttcatggATTTGTTTTCTTGTATTCTAAATCAATTTTATGGGATTTTGTTTTCTTGTTACCATTAAAGTGTCAATATGTATGTCACTTTGGATGTTACATCTCTTCAAACTAAAATATACTTAGTAGATATAAAAATACTCCCTATTTAGTTTATTTGAATTGTTATGAAATAAAGAGATGAGAGGATTGTAGGGAGAAGTTAGAGAGAATATGAGAGAGACAAAACTGtattcttattccattatgagtgtatatatatatacacatacaatagGGTAGAGTTTCCTTAATACAATAACTCTAGAATATCCTaacatatggacatccatataatattacataatatttcataacactcccccttggatgtccattactaaagaacatgcctcgttaaaaaccttactaGAAAAACCTTGTGGGAAAAACATTAGAAAGGATAAGATTACAATATCTTCTAAACACGCAATAACaagctgcctcgttaaaaccttttcATGGAAAACCAAGTGGGACAAAACCacggataaggaaaaagagtacagagCGTGCCTACTCCCCTTaatgattacataacttgataaaTCTTGAAATGATCCATAATTTGACATAACTTCTCGATTGTTGAAATATAACTCATCTTCGTTGATAACCTGATATCTTTAGTTAGTAGAAATTCTTGATAACTTCAATCATCATACTTCATCGGAACTCACAATCTGGATATGATCATTTCATAATAACTCTTGAATCTTCATTTCAAATAATACCTCCATAATTATGATGGAGTTTCTCCTCAATATATGACATAGCATTATATGTCCAAAATAATTGTTATCGCAACAATAATGACAATCATGACTATAGCGTAATAATGCGCTTATAGTGCTACCTtgttaaaaaccttgctaggaaaaacccGTTGGGATaaaaaaacctagtcgaaggaAAGAAGAGTGTAGCCATCATTCCTTAATTCCTTGTCTTAAGGAGATTCAATttgataattattgaataattaTCCAAAAGCTTTGAGCGATTTTCTTTACTAAACCACAAATGTATGCATTGACATTCTCATTGTAGACTTTGACTACGTTTTTTCCAATCGTTATGGTACTTTTGGACCGTAAACTAATTCTACGTGTTTagcatgaagctcatttaaatAATTATTCTCATATGCTCAAATTTCAGTTTGAGACAATAATAACTTCCTTCAAGTAACTCTACAGGAGTTTGAATTTTCCATTTTGGAAATTATCACGATAACCTTTCAATCGTATCGTAGAGGTTCATATATAATCATGAGTTCCCAAAACTCAATTAATCAAACATCATCATTTAATGATTATTTATAAGACGCTGTAAAAtatatttcttttttttaaaCATTTAACAAAGTATAACAATATAATTAATTATGTGTATGCATATGATATGTAACTAAttctaaacaacaataaaaacaatgcaaatatgCAATAATGTATAATGTATATATAATAACACTAAGATGTAAATGATAAACTTATTATCTAAAATGCACATAATAATGACTCAAAAATGCAAACTGTACAGATTTGTTTTCCAATATTCATAACTTAAATTGACTTAAGGTCAATGAATGGACTTCAGGTCCATAAGATCATTCATAATCATTGTTTATGTGTCGAAAATAAAATTGGACTTATTTCTAAGATCCCTATTATCTAGTCTACTAAATTTCGCGCGTGCAAATGCATATCGGTTCATTAACcatatcgatataatttcaacATCTCGTGATATTGTCAGTACTGAATTAGTGATATCTGAATATATTTGGTACTAATCCTTTTCCACATAGGCCATCTATTATTATTCAGGTATCTatgttgaagagtctatcgatctgaAATACTTAAGAGgaagggggggtgaattgagtatttaaaactTTATCCCACTTTTTCGAATGTCCGTATGAGCGTGActtaataattaattacttaaattttattgattaaactttaactaattaactaaacaaaGTTAAAACGTAAAGAAACGAACAACATAAAACGAGTGACACAcgtgattttgaagtggttcagttttacaagtcgaaacctacgtccactattctcgattaataattttagtacctttctaaggattacaaaattactaacccactcgtataactaactctagttgtaactcaaattagtatcgttaaatactcggttTTGGTCTAACTTACGTCAATAAGAAAGCACtcgattgttcttctaagtgttcacacgaatgaacgagtaagaaacaatgttTAAGTACTATTATCTAATAACGTAATCTTACGGAATAACAAGCAAATTGAAGCATGACTTTTCTTCGAATtgcaaaaacaaataaattacttGATTAAGAATTTGACTCAATTTGTTTGCAAATGAATTTTAATATCGCGAAAAGTTAATTTGAAATAATGAAGCATATGTGTATATAGTAGAGGAGACAACTAGGGTTTAATCGAAACCCTAATAGTGCCGTGAGGTATGATGATTTGTTtcataagaaacaaatcttatcttcCCTTAATTTCATCCACAAAATATTTCaattaagtaaataagataaatcaaaataattgtttaagataAAAATATCTTATGGCAATCTATTCTAGATTTAACCTAGTACATTACTTGTGCAAGGAGTAtacttgtagatacccagtatctgtcgagtctccatcaaacacccgatgattatcggactgcaACATGactaggaatcgcagcgtttgatcaaCAGTTTTGTACAATTATACGTCGGAATACTTAAAACGAtgtcgaaaacaaaacatttcaaaacttttcaaaagtacctgaagtgtttaatgcatgacgacggggtcgcaatgacactaactagagtcaaaaccaacaccggaccaaaaaccgactcaaaaattcaaatcccgactccaacaacgagtcaaatcgagtcaaacacaaaaaacaaaactttcccagacttccatgttaagtatttctcggaatgcttcatggtcaagtacaaatcatgtcatccaaaacataggatagaacaaatcatgatttcaattgcgtgatagtgacaagacacctcgaagacccgcgaaatggctcgcgcctcttcgagcagctcatgcggccacgtcgctcaaaatgcacacaaccacccatttctctataagtacccaccttcacacaccataacaccttacacgagtgtccgccccctcatttctcccttaaaattctagactcgacttctcgagtcacaaaccgacacgtgtttcctACCTACCGATCGAAaccacaagccttacacattgtttggtaccgtcatcgtgcattaaatcacttgaccgaccatctcgaccaactacaccatcactaaacttaaaacactctttttacattgctaaaacggttttcaaaccgagttttccgaccaaacaagttgatacactttcgtcgatttctcgtctcaagcctagcatgtaagtatgagggtgtaaaaatcctcttctatcatgtttttcattttttttacgactataagatgctaaaacatgcataacataatCCAAATATGGGgcaaatgagccaaaaccggatttttggccgagacaggggctgcttgtatagcagacAGGCTCGCGCCTGaaccccctctcaggccttaatccagccgtgtttggtctcatcttcctcctttatttttatttcttatttgtaatcggtttttaccatttcaaatatttcaaatcattcttatgacaaacttttaaccataaaactttttcacccttggttcctaataccatgacgatttaatccgtgttttggtgataatatttggttaataacattttaaaaggtattttaaaaccttttatttcatttctttacattttcaaaacaaatgcattagtcataaatacaaaatcatccttggttctacataccatgtcagattttaacccgagtacaatgatgaacattgactaatcacaaacaaatgaacttaaaacaaatagttcataatcattttcaaaactattcatgtcaagcttgcaaatccGAACCCGACATtgaatattgtcaatacaatgacgattattcaagtctcgttcttcacatcaacacaaaagcggtctaaatgaccttttcaaatcaagatgGGTTCAAACACTcccttttcaaaccatttttacaaacctttttaatggtcagaagacgtccttcaatcgtctgttgacccgcgcctaaacaggccactcatttTCTAATTTTCAAATCATGACAGGCctgtttgcatcgcctgatggctcgcgcctatataggctgcctgatgcagaccctgtttccttccagcacttgtctaggacgatcccgactccggttaacccgaatacaggacggatcagatgacgaatctgcccattttacattatatttgcaaaacgccttactaagacaaatggatcacattatacaccataaacctaattccgtaaatggatgtttaattttcgtcttgcatgcaaatcaactttaaatccaactcgacatcaaatacttgatatttggattaaacaaccgacatagaaagctcacatgttaggttcaaacttgtggatgacCATTCATACATTTACCCGTTTGTCAACTTTtgtatttaaccaaccaagatcgatcagtagaggccgctaccgcggacaggattgggtgtccgattaaagggcttcccaatacgtaccttcacctcttactcagaaactttggatagtggacgaccttatccagggcgtacgagagttattctagagataggatgctaaagagggacgattctttatctttagtacctatgtgagacaccgctttttgccttggttgacctaggtataaagtggattcgaacgggttccaagcatcccacaaatgcttggtggcaactccgaacatctcttgcatcgttccgagacccttgccgagacgaaaccggccgatctaaaatgatccggtcgaaagaatTTCTTACGCtgccgagtgtggctttcaaaaagaccgatgCCGCGTCCACAGGTCGGCTGGGCGTCGTAGGTgtgccatgtccacagattggcgactccgctggggataactaggacacttgtgtctttgtgatccctagatagtaagactcgaacgaggtcttggttgaaatgcattaattgatattacgatcATAGTCggattccttgtccgggcccacaacctaacccttttcgatcaattggctcgtctcgtcggcgtgagttttctcatccccgcgtttcgaatcccgattgagtcaagcatactgttgacgttacacatttccgtttcgtcaaagagctttcatcaccttcgagcacgaagctagggcaccctccatacagattttgtttggattggtatctctcTCGAAAATCAGGGTtcgattgcttggtgtgtaacccaccgttttaagccaaaacccgtgtcagcattatgcataatatgatGAAACTGCGAGttcttatgtgttatgtgatcattattccttccgtgtcatttcaaactttcaaaacacctttttgcgccgttataatggccgtttcaaatctcggtctttcgccgaccgttgcatttcaaaaaacacgcctttctaggccgtcgtaatgatgattttcaaacccgattttctacaaccatttcaaaagcacgcctttctaggccttcttaatgacaattttcaaacccagttttctaCATCCATTTCAAAAaaacctttttacgccgttataatcgtcgcgtcaagacacggattttaacccgtctcgcgccgacacaatggctctttcaaaaccggAGAAAGGCACACACtcctttttcaaaacattttcaaaTCCCAAGGActatacaccgtccccgagaccttttcaaacatttcaagactcgattttcaaaacatacaattttgaatttcaaaaaccgtctttggaaacagtacattgttttcagagccaaCTCAGACTCAAACCgtattttgaaaacaaacttaagacaacctcttcaactgaccgacttccGAAGATCCCCATTCTTCgggagccgtccataaagcgacaaacgaatctttttgaaaatctctatttttgaaaacttcagtccaccattccaattccgcctcgtgtctatcgagtcgaagcaagcgtacttatgggtctttacttatgagtcgtctcacctcgagactcgttcaacggcgtcaTGCCATTATGTCGGAtgcgagtcaaagtccggtcaacaccgtcataTTATaacgagtcagcaccgaggcaccatACACGGtcgccctcgtcttgttgagtctgatctagtattccgtcctttgtgttgtctgtgtttagtcattaaaccgtgtcggattgagatgtaatgtgagccatttttttGCCTCAAAGCCATGGCCCCGTCCTctgcttcatccaacaacaacaatgacaatagagatgtcacaactgctcagctagccagcctgctcaccgctcataaggtcaccctggatcgtgtcgagacccgtatcgacaccctggaaaacaaggagaccggagaacacaacactccgcctttgactgaaactgagaaaaggctcaaacttttggaagaacaactccttgcccgtggtaacaacatccaccttgagaacaatcgaagattccaacccgttggggatcaactggccgacaactttaccttgactgatttacccaagttcaagggagtggaggacccactccaTCACATTcatgccttcaaagattacatgtccatcaagggggtcaaacaggaacaattcacccggatctttccatcatccctggaactgATTCCCTGCCGGTGGTACTATTCCCTAGACCcaaagaaccttactacttgggacgaagtcgcTGTTGAATTTACCAAAcagtatgctgacaatgtcgaaatccaagctaacacccgcactcttgaggtcctgacccagaatgataaggaagggttcacagaattcctaacccgttggaggagggtaagcactcaattggtcagtaagccgagagaatcaactctggtggagaaatttgtcaaaaacctccgcccggtttatgccaacctacaaATCCTTAGGACCCGCATCGAATACGACCTTCGCAAGggcgtcctagccaaaaccactggtagaggctatcaaggatccatatcaaccggatctcgcccctatggccaaacaaacaaaattgacgaggtcaatctcctcgaacaaaccacaaagaaaactgagcgtccTCAAGGGGTATTCACAAACTTAGGGTCAACCTATGCCAGTGCCCTAAGGAGAcacatggaccaagggaaactacaaccgatTGGGCCCACTCCGAACCCGTCCGAGGCTAAGAAAACCCGTTTTTTGAATCCCAATGCCTATTGCCAGTATCACCAGGGAAAGGGTCATGACACAGAAGCCTGCTTTAAACTcaagcacatcatccaagacatgatcgagaaaggagagcTACCTCTACCTCcaccaacaaaacaaaccccttgggaatccatgttatctctgatgacgagccaaccttggattgctcgcacctcatcctgccaattgatgacgaggtgaatgacATGGGAAAGGATACCCCGGACGGGATATTCGTATTCAGCGacgcaaccatgctcaccataTTCCAACACGTTGAGCAAGCCATAGCCAATCTCTCAGAAAGTattacccgacttgaggacggttaccaccggttgattttcaacccaccaacaccaacaccgcgCCCGAGGGAAGGTCCTCCAAACGCCCAAAAttaccctcaccaggaaggattgctcccgcgaccattctggcatacaccccacaataatcaaccccacaaaaattaccctcacaaaaattacccccacaaaaacttccctcacaaaaactacccaccggggaatacccctccaaggtaccctcgagatcccgaaatcaatggtatctggagagacgacgcggAGGATGTCTATATGGTTCagggaaagggcaaacaagcaaaagagatcggtcatcttacccggtcatCTTGGACACCCAACCCAAGGttcccgaaaactcgatcctCAAGTAACTGCAAAAAGTAAAGGCCGAAATTTCCATTtagcaactgattgctacatccttcaaACATcggcaagctttactacaagccctggggaagttgacagttccctctacctcctctcctgaagaagtagtggcacatatgacaagggatgtcctcGACTTGAGCAACCcgatcatcttctctgacgaagatatccctccattcggagccaactataacctggccctgtacataaccgtacaatgcctcaagaagaatgtgcctatggttctagtggatgacggatccacGGTTAATTTCATTCCCCTCCagacggctcacaaactgggtatcaaagaagctgatttggtcccgacc
Protein-coding sequences here:
- the LOC141621745 gene encoding uncharacterized protein LOC141621745, coding for MSEQETIPGQWSSRLALARTKTSKPSPERERLMSASRSAGWKGVEVMRVEASQPVTRQPWKKRRRAAAAVVGCLICLSVVVCSMMS